The following coding sequences lie in one Rutidosis leptorrhynchoides isolate AG116_Rl617_1_P2 chromosome 6, CSIRO_AGI_Rlap_v1, whole genome shotgun sequence genomic window:
- the LOC139853247 gene encoding LOW QUALITY PROTEIN: uncharacterized protein (The sequence of the model RefSeq protein was modified relative to this genomic sequence to represent the inferred CDS: inserted 1 base in 1 codon), with protein MVQHKTQLKKQQQQKRGGVDFKKIKRKIGRKLPPPKNTTNTQVKSKAIVLPEQSLASEKSGLTLSKKGLTLKELLQQTSHHNFKVRRDALIGIMDIFSKHPSELKTHRLSVIGKLRERMTDEDKAVRETLYQLLKAVMFPVFKEDNQGTFISLMMAYVFNAMTHLSIDIRLMAFKFFDLVVHHYPVAFSVYAEKIIQHYKDMLXKNQFNLHDEGKLKSVLISLTYCLSLLPCHKKDDKSSTENAVADRRVLHAFETEVLENSSAGFSVTANELKGLLPILVSGFQDFMPSVLTMPTLEAQSYDCVHSILKSIDLSVKFFIYVNGRKDQDMLQMLLNKLFVVFPLKPSHQSSSEKDDNRYFILNVIVSEIFFCLSDWSAPQSAFLEKFLTFIVNTLSEKVCGTLHSGKTFFQKHSLSLIPFIPKLILQVDDTWKSHILQAFTEVFRKCDPDSNMKLVCVSAIEEMIFHKDSWLFLNTSDSETADFQMTWIREIPLLLTLLGDKNPSSSKAVLRLQIRMGQCGITNSLVSQELSNIQCSLTEFYSTCHNGDVSYGPFMNLARDIQELSICCLYYFSFLEPSLLQSIAACCLCPDLEPFMLFRFLEVVSCAYTAGHIQVADYISFLITLLSRYQVFPDRSSSVNNEEKCEKSNFRLFTSVTSTVCSYVTRIGDVHLVFKMVEEAVIDQIVSNKLSLENTCALFRMMITLDSNKHTKQLSEHSIFKLVNALPGYLIDVVTSFPDDDCSWSNTVHISRIRYYILPCFILFGRSEKILSHVLDAMSSFISGNDSPTFDLSKIMAVVRVIVLILEEDARVRKMLLCHNKEIDSILQNILELLLSNGGYNLNVEEKHRIQCVYDHLKTIVVHG; from the exons ATGGTGCAACATAAGACTCAGTTGAAGAAACAGCAGCAGCAAAAGCGTGGTGGTGTTGACTTCAAA AAAATAAAGCGAAAGATTGGAAGAAAATTACCGCCACCAAAAAATACCACAAATACGCAAGTTAAATCTAAAG CAATTGTATTACCTGAACAAAGTTTGGCATCTGAAAAGTCTGGTTTAACCCTTAGCAAAAAAGGTTTGACTTTGAAAGAGCTCCTTCAGCAGACCTCTCATCACAACTTCAAAGTTCGTAGAG ATGCATTGATCGGTATTATGGATATTTTCTCCAAACACCCATCAGAACTCAAAACGCACAGGCTCTCTGTTATTGGAAAACTGCGTGAGCGCATGACCGATGAAGACAAAGCTGTGCGTGAGACTTTATATCAACTTCTAAAGGCAGTCATGTTTCCGGTCTTTAAAGAG GATAACCAAGGAACATTTATATCGTTGATGATGGCTTATGTGTTCAATGCAATGACACATTTATCGATTGATATTCGGTTGATGGCTTTCAAATTTTTTGACTTGGTAGTCCACCACTATCCAGTCG catttTCTGTGTATGCTGAAAAG ATCATCCAACATTACAAAGACATGT AGAAAAATCAGTTTAATCTGCATGACGAAGGAAAGCTTAAGAGCGTGCtaattagcttgacatactgtctcTCCTTGTTGCCGTGTCACAAAAAAGATGATAAATCGTCAACTGAAAAT GCTGTCGCTGATAGAAGAGTTTTGCATGCTTTTGAGACTGAAGTGCTTGAAAATTCTTCTG CAGGGTTTTCAGTGACTGCGAACGAATTGAAGGGCCTCTTGCCTATTTTAGTTAGTGGTTTTCAAGATTTTATGCCTTCAGTTCTAACAATGCCTACTTTGGAAGCACAATCATATGATTGTGTGCATTCTATATTGAAAAGTATTGATCTTTCTGTCAAGTTTTTTATTTACGTGAATGGCAGAAAAGATCAAGATATGTTGCAGATGCTTTTGAACAAGTTATTTGTTGTTTTTCCCCTGAAACCGTCACATCAGTCATCATCAGAGAAG GATGATAATAGATACTTTATATTGAATGTCATAGTTTCAGAGATTTTCTTTTGCTTAAGCGATTGGTCAGCCCCCCAATCCGCCTTTCTTGAAAAATTCTTGACATTTATTGTAAATACATTGTCCGAGAAG GTTTGTGGTACTTTACATTCTGGCAAAACATTTTTTCAGAAGCATTCCCTTTCACTTATTCCTTTTATCCCTAAACTGATCCTGCAAGTCGATGATACATGGAAATCACATATTCTTCAG GCTTTTACAGAAGTCTTTAGGAAGTGTGATCCAGACTCTAATATGAAATTAGTTTGCGTTTCAGCAATTGAAGAAATGATATTTCAT AAAGATAGTTGGTTATTCTTGAATACAAGTGATTCAGAAACAGCAGACTTTCAGATGACCTGGATAAGAGAGATTCCATTGTTACTAACCCTCTTGGGTGATAAAAATCCATCATCATCCAAG GCTGTATTGCGGCTTCAAATTCGTATGGGACAATGTGGTATCACGAATTCTCTTGTCTCACAGGAGCTTAGCAACATACAATGCTCATTGACAGAATTCTACAGCACGTGTCATAATG GGGATGTTTCATATGGACCATTTATGAACCTTGCAAGAGATATTCAGGAACTTTCTATTTGTTGCCTGTATTACTTCTCCTTCCTGGAACCAAGTCTGCTTCAGTCGATTGCTGCTTGTTGCTTAT GTCCAGATCTGGAACCATTTATGTTGTTTCGTTTCCTGGAAGTTGTGAGTTGTGCATATACAGCTGGACACATCCAGGTTGCTGACTATATTAGTTTTCTCATCACGTTACTCTCACGATATCAAGTTTTTCCCG ACAGAAGTAGTTCAGTTAACAACGAAGAGAAATGTGAGAAATCAAACTTTAGATTGTTTACGTCTGTCACTAGTACTGTCTGCTCTTACGTGACAAGAATTGGGGATGTTCATCTTGTTTTTAAGATGGTTGAGGAAGCAGTTATTGATCAGATTGTA TCAAACAAATTATCATTGGAGAACACATGTGCGTTGTTTAGAATGATGATCACACTCGATTCGAACAAGCACACAAAACAACTCTCGGAACATAGTATTTTCAAACTAGTCAACGCCCTTCCTGGATACTTAATTGATGTTGTTACT AGTTTTCCAGATGATGATTGTAGTTGGAGTAACACTGTTCATATTAGCAGAATTCGTTACTATATTTTGCCTTGTTTTATCTTGTTCGGTAGGAGTGAAAAGATTTTAAGCCATGTGTTGGACGCGATGAGTTCTTTCATCTCGGGAAATGATTCACCAACGTTTGACTTGAGCAAAATAATGGCGGTTGTACGTGTGATCGTGCTAATCCTTGAGGAAGATGCTAGAGTAAGGAAAATGTTATTGTGCCACAATAAAGAGATTGACAGCATACTGCAAAACATACTTGAATTATTATTG TCTAATGGCGGATACAACCTGAACGTTGAAGAGAAGCACAGAATACAATGTGTATATGATCACTTGAAGACAATCGTTGTTCATGGATAA